A single genomic interval of Spirosoma linguale DSM 74 harbors:
- a CDS encoding nuclease SbcCD, D subunit (TIGRFAM: nuclease SbcCD, D subunit~PFAM: metallophosphoesterase~KEGG: neu:NE1390 serine/threonine specific protein phosphatase:exonuclease SbcD) translates to MKILHTADWHLGKRLQDFQRLQEQRDVLAEIVQVANQEDVDLVLVAGDLFDTFNPDPKAEDLLYSTLKELTANGRRTVVAIAGNHDNPDRIEAQDHFGRECGIIFAGFPKTEVRSYELSCDAKLLCSAPGFIELKLPRHDAPVRIIMTPYANETRLRSYLGMVSLDDELRQHLHQHWSALADTYMDEQGINLLMAHLFVMKRGGEQPEESDDERSILQVGGASVVYTDMIPPQIQYTALGHLHRYQQIAGGPSPVIYSSSPLAYSFAEADQQKYVVLVDAEAGQPVTVTPVPLATGKRLLRPKFKRVDEAVDWLRENPNCYAEITLQTPTFLTSDERRQLQQAHESLVTIIPDVRDVEETEQETAPAIDLSQPMEALFTSYFKNKNKGQEPNERLQHLFKEILATEPE, encoded by the coding sequence ATGAAAATACTACATACGGCAGACTGGCATCTGGGAAAGCGACTTCAGGATTTTCAGCGCCTTCAGGAACAACGAGACGTATTGGCTGAGATTGTTCAGGTAGCCAATCAGGAAGATGTTGACCTGGTTTTGGTAGCGGGTGATCTGTTCGATACGTTTAATCCAGACCCTAAAGCCGAGGACCTATTATATAGTACACTGAAAGAACTGACGGCAAATGGTCGGCGGACAGTGGTGGCCATTGCAGGAAACCATGATAATCCGGACCGGATCGAAGCGCAGGATCATTTCGGGCGAGAGTGCGGAATCATCTTTGCTGGGTTTCCGAAAACTGAGGTTCGTTCGTATGAGTTAAGCTGCGATGCCAAGCTGCTTTGTTCTGCACCGGGCTTTATCGAACTGAAGCTGCCCCGGCACGACGCGCCCGTTCGTATTATCATGACGCCCTATGCCAACGAGACCCGGCTTCGGTCGTATCTGGGTATGGTGAGTCTTGACGATGAGCTCCGGCAGCATCTGCACCAGCACTGGTCAGCTCTGGCTGATACCTATATGGATGAGCAGGGCATCAATTTATTAATGGCACATCTGTTTGTCATGAAACGGGGGGGAGAGCAGCCCGAAGAATCGGACGATGAGCGTAGTATTTTACAGGTGGGTGGCGCATCGGTCGTGTATACAGACATGATTCCGCCCCAGATTCAGTATACGGCACTGGGGCATTTGCACCGGTATCAGCAAATAGCAGGCGGGCCTTCTCCTGTTATCTATAGCAGCAGCCCGTTGGCGTATAGTTTTGCCGAAGCCGATCAGCAGAAATACGTCGTTCTTGTTGACGCTGAAGCCGGGCAACCCGTTACGGTTACGCCCGTTCCTCTTGCTACTGGAAAACGATTGTTGCGTCCGAAGTTCAAGCGGGTTGATGAAGCGGTTGACTGGCTGCGGGAAAACCCGAATTGCTATGCCGAAATAACTCTGCAAACGCCAACGTTTCTGACAAGTGACGAACGTCGGCAACTTCAACAGGCGCACGAATCACTGGTGACGATCATCCCGGACGTACGCGATGTAGAAGAAACAGAGCAGGAAACGGCGCCCGCCATCGACCTTAGCCAGCCTATGGAAGCGCTGTTCACGAGTTATTTTAAGAATAAGAACAAGGGGCAGGAGCCAAACGAGCGGCTACAGCACCTGTTCAAAGAGATTTTAGCTACCGAACCTGAATGA
- a CDS encoding pyruvate carboxyltransferase (PFAM: pyruvate carboxyltransferase~KEGG: pat:Patl_3268 2-isopropylmalate synthase) — translation MSQRVYIFDTTLRDGEQVPGCQLTTEEKIVVAKELERMGVDVIEAGFPISSPGDFRSVVEISKAVTEPTICALSRAVKGDIDAAGEALKWAKRGRIHTGIGSSDIHIRNKFNSTRENILEQAIAAVKHAKSFVEDVEFYAEDAGRADLAFLAQLTEAVIKAGATVVNIPDTTGYCLPDEYGKKIAYIYEHVSNVHQATISIHCHNDLGLATANTLAGVMNGARQVEVTMNGIGERAGNTSLEEVVMALKVKKELGLHTNIDTTRLFPVSNLVSQMMRMPVQANKAIVGRNAFAHSSGIHQDGFLKHSENYEIMNPHDVGVPKSSIVLTARSGRHALKHRLELLGFRYDKPTLDGIYTRFLDMADVRKEVNDKDLMELVR, via the coding sequence ATGAGCCAGCGAGTTTACATTTTTGATACTACCCTGCGCGACGGTGAGCAAGTACCGGGCTGCCAGTTAACCACTGAGGAGAAAATTGTAGTAGCGAAAGAACTGGAGCGGATGGGCGTTGATGTTATCGAAGCTGGTTTTCCTATTTCGAGTCCCGGCGACTTCCGCTCGGTCGTTGAAATATCAAAAGCAGTGACTGAGCCTACCATCTGTGCCCTCAGCCGTGCAGTAAAGGGAGACATCGACGCTGCTGGCGAAGCCCTCAAATGGGCCAAACGCGGGCGCATTCATACCGGTATTGGTTCGTCAGACATTCATATTCGGAATAAGTTTAACAGCACACGGGAAAACATTCTTGAACAGGCCATTGCTGCGGTAAAACATGCTAAATCCTTCGTTGAAGATGTAGAGTTTTATGCTGAAGATGCTGGCCGTGCCGATCTTGCTTTTCTTGCACAATTAACTGAAGCAGTTATCAAAGCAGGAGCTACAGTGGTTAATATTCCCGATACGACTGGCTATTGCCTGCCCGACGAATACGGCAAGAAAATAGCCTACATCTACGAGCACGTTTCCAACGTTCACCAGGCCACTATTTCGATCCATTGTCATAACGATCTGGGCTTAGCTACGGCTAATACGCTGGCAGGCGTAATGAACGGCGCACGGCAAGTCGAAGTAACCATGAATGGCATTGGTGAACGCGCTGGTAATACGTCGCTGGAAGAGGTGGTAATGGCCTTGAAAGTGAAGAAGGAGCTTGGCTTGCACACCAACATTGACACCACTCGCCTTTTCCCCGTTAGCAACCTTGTATCGCAAATGATGCGGATGCCTGTCCAGGCTAATAAAGCTATTGTTGGCCGTAATGCCTTTGCGCACTCGTCAGGCATTCATCAGGATGGCTTCCTGAAGCACTCCGAGAACTATGAAATAATGAATCCTCACGATGTTGGTGTGCCCAAGTCCTCCATCGTGCTGACTGCCCGTAGTGGCCGCCATGCCTTGAAACACCGGCTTGAGCTACTTGGCTTCCGCTACGACAAGCCAACGCTCGACGGCATATATACACGGTTCCTGGACATGGCCGATGTTCGAAAAGAAGTTAACGATAAGGACTTGATGGAACTAGTCCGTTGA
- a CDS encoding 3-isopropylmalate dehydrogenase (KEGG: nis:NIS_0727 3-isopropylmalate dehydrogenase~TIGRFAM: 3-isopropylmalate dehydrogenase~PFAM: isocitrate/isopropylmalate dehydrogenase), with translation MKKHIVVIAGDGIGQEVTAVGKQVLDAIAKKYDHEFTYDTALIGHEAIEATGNPIPDETITKSKASDAILFGAVGHPKYDNDPSAKVRPEQGLLGIRKALGLYANLRPIKLFDELLSASSIKPEILKGADILFFRELTGDVYFGERGRKDDGDTAFDTMIYSRYEVERIVIKAFDAAMTRRRKLCSVDKANVLESSRLWREVVQEIAPRYPEVEVEHQFVDAAAMLLIKDPKRFDVVVTGNLFGDILTDEASQIAGSMGMLASASVGDTTGLYEPIHGSAHDITGKGVANPLASVLSVALMLDISFGMKEEANAVVDAVDSVLKAGFRTRDIADATTASDKILGTQAMGEQILQRLTA, from the coding sequence ATGAAAAAACACATTGTAGTCATTGCCGGTGATGGCATCGGTCAGGAAGTAACAGCGGTTGGCAAACAGGTTCTGGATGCCATCGCCAAAAAATACGATCACGAGTTTACCTACGACACGGCGCTGATCGGTCACGAAGCCATCGAAGCTACTGGCAATCCCATTCCCGACGAAACCATTACTAAGTCCAAAGCGTCGGATGCTATTCTGTTCGGTGCAGTAGGTCACCCAAAATACGACAACGACCCATCCGCTAAAGTTCGGCCGGAGCAAGGTCTGCTTGGCATTCGGAAAGCGCTGGGCCTGTACGCAAACCTGCGCCCCATCAAACTCTTCGACGAGTTACTGAGCGCTTCCAGCATCAAACCTGAGATTTTGAAAGGTGCCGATATTCTATTCTTCCGCGAACTAACCGGCGATGTGTACTTTGGCGAAAGAGGCCGTAAGGATGACGGTGACACAGCTTTCGATACAATGATCTATAGCCGTTATGAAGTTGAACGGATCGTGATCAAAGCGTTTGATGCTGCTATGACCCGGCGCAGGAAATTATGCTCGGTTGATAAAGCAAACGTGCTTGAATCGTCTCGTCTGTGGCGTGAAGTCGTACAGGAAATTGCTCCCCGTTATCCGGAAGTGGAGGTGGAGCATCAGTTTGTCGATGCCGCTGCCATGTTACTTATCAAAGATCCCAAGCGGTTTGATGTTGTTGTAACAGGCAACCTGTTTGGTGATATCCTGACCGACGAAGCCAGTCAGATTGCGGGTTCGATGGGTATGCTGGCATCAGCTTCTGTTGGCGATACAACGGGCTTGTACGAGCCCATTCATGGTTCGGCCCACGATATTACCGGTAAAGGCGTAGCTAACCCGCTGGCCTCTGTTTTGTCAGTAGCTTTAATGCTCGACATCTCGTTCGGCATGAAAGAAGAAGCCAATGCAGTGGTGGACGCTGTTGACTCAGTTCTTAAAGCTGGTTTCCGCACACGCGATATTGCCGACGCAACCACAGCTTCGGATAAGATACTGGGTACTCAAGCCATGGGCGAACAAATTTTACAGCGTTTGACAGCTTAA